Below is a genomic region from Bacillota bacterium.
CCACTGGCGGAACTTCGGCACCCGCGTGGTCATCCTCCGCTACTTCACCGTCTACGGGCCCCGGCAGAGACCCGACATGGCGTTCAGCCAGTTCGCCAAGTGTCTTATGAAGGGGGAGGAGGTGCCGGTCTTTGGTGACGGGCTGCAAAAGAGGGATTTCACCTTCATTGATGATGCTGTAGAGGCTACGGTGCTAGCGGGGGAGCGGGGCAGGCTGGGGGAGGTCTATAACGTTGGGAGCGGGAGAGAGGTCACACTCCTGGAGGCAATCGAACTCCTTGAGGAGTCGAGTGAAGGGAAGGCGGCGATTACCCGGTTGGGCCCTAGACAGGGTGAGTCCCGCAGGACCTGGGCGGATATCTCCAAGGCCGTGATGGAATTGGGATACTCGCCCAGGGTTCATATTACAGAGGGGATAGAGCGGTTCATGGAGTGGTTCAAGGGGTCTGTAGGTCCCGAGCATGCCCTGGCACACGACGGCACTGGGAGAAGAACCCTATGAACCTAGAGGCTACATCGGGGCTCCCCGTCAGCATAGAGGAGGGGCTGCTCGCATTCAAGGAAGGCCTGGCCGGGGTCCGGGCTTCAAGGAGACGGCATCGAGACATGGCCTCCGTCCTCCTGGATCCCCCTGGCGGCCCCGGCACTGTCTACCTGGTCTACAGGGGCATTGCCCAGCCCTGGAACAGGGTCCTTTTCTGCTGGGCAGGTCTGAGGTACGATATGACGCTGGTACACCCCCTTCTCCTCGGCAGGGAGTACGCCAAGACGGTGGGCCACTATCACTCTGCGCCGCCAGGTTCCCGGCTTACCTACCCTGAGGTCTACCAGGTTCTTTCGGGAAGGGCCTGCTTTCTCTTGCAGAGGCAGGGACCAAGGCGCCAGGACACCGCCGATGTGCGGGTGCTTCTGCTGGAGGGAGTAGCCGGTGACATCGTTGTGGTCCCGCCAGGTTACGGGCATGTGACCATTAACCCGTCAGAGGAGGAACCGCTTCTTGTGGCTAATCTTGTGGCCAGCGAGGCCGTGAGCCTGTACGAACCCATGGTTAGGCACAAGGGCGCTGCCTTCTACGTGACCCCGGCCGGTCTTCGGGAGAACCCGAACTACGAGAGTGTGCCAGCGCCGGCCTGGGTTTATCCGCCGGACCCACACCAGGTAGGATTGAAGAAGGGCGTCCCCCTTTATACCCAGTTCATAATGAACCCAGTGGCATTTGACTTCCTTTCCCAGCCGGAACGCCAGGAGGCGTCCCTGGCCGGATACGCGGAGGCGCTCCAGTCTCCCGAAAACCTCGTGCCTCAACTCGCATGGCCTCTTCTGTGCCCCGGGTCTGTAGTGGATGTGCCAGGTTTGCTGTCTTCGGGTTCTGAGCCAGCAGGGTCCTGCAGGGCATAACCACCACCCCCCGGTTGGAGGGCT
It encodes:
- a CDS encoding glucose-6-phosphate isomerase family protein, with translation MNLEATSGLPVSIEEGLLAFKEGLAGVRASRRRHRDMASVLLDPPGGPGTVYLVYRGIAQPWNRVLFCWAGLRYDMTLVHPLLLGREYAKTVGHYHSAPPGSRLTYPEVYQVLSGRACFLLQRQGPRRQDTADVRVLLLEGVAGDIVVVPPGYGHVTINPSEEEPLLVANLVASEAVSLYEPMVRHKGAAFYVTPAGLRENPNYESVPAPAWVYPPDPHQVGLKKGVPLYTQFIMNPVAFDFLSQPERQEASLAGYAEALQSPENLVPQLAWPLLCPGSVVDVPGLLSSGSEPAGSCRA
- a CDS encoding NAD-dependent epimerase/dehydratase family protein, with the translated sequence MALHLVTGVAGFIGSHLAERLVGEGNQVIGIDRREGKVQEERHLECLRKTPAFCFVRKDLRDLVPPDIPEGTDTVFHLAGRAGVRSSWDDLEGYLTDNVIATQRVLEAALKASPRRVVLASSSSVYGDDTPMPAKENALPGPLSPYAVSKLAAESLAIAHWRNFGTRVVILRYFTVYGPRQRPDMAFSQFAKCLMKGEEVPVFGDGLQKRDFTFIDDAVEATVLAGERGRLGEVYNVGSGREVTLLEAIELLEESSEGKAAITRLGPRQGESRRTWADISKAVMELGYSPRVHITEGIERFMEWFKGSVGPEHALAHDGTGRRTL